A region of the Actinomycetota bacterium genome:
GCAGTAAGAGCAACGATTGGCAGGTCGTCCCCATACTGCTCCCGGATCCTCTTGGTGGCAGTCCACCCATCCATTCTCGGCATCAGCATGTCCATGAGAATCAAGTCAGGTTGTTGGGCTGCCGCTTCGATAGCTTGGAGCCCATCAACTGCGGTAATCACCTCATAACCGTCCTGCTCAAGAAGGAATCTGGTCAAATACAGATTCTGAGCGTCATCCTCGACAACAAGGATCTTAGCCTTCACTGGATTCCTCTCCTTTGCACAGAGTGCCCCTGCCCCACATGCCAAGTTCGAATCTCATGCGCCGGGTGAACCGGCCTCGTCGCGATTAATCCTCGGAATAATCATACCACCCGATTCCGTTCTCCCCATGGATTCTTCGGCGATTCCCTCGAGTACATGGATCAGGTCTTGGGGTAGGGTGTCTTCCATGCGTATGGTTTCGGTTGTTCGAGGATGCTGAAGCTCGATACGCCAAGAATGCAGGAACTGGCGACGAAGTCCTCTGTCGGCCTTTTCCTTGCGCGAACCGTAAAGCTGGTCCCCGACCACGGGGTGATTGATGTGACTCATGTGAACACGGATCTGGTGGGTTCTTCCCGTGTAGAGCTTGCACTCCAGCAGGGTGTAACCGTCGTCGTAGTGTCCGGCCGAAAACCTCTCCAGCACTTTGAAGGTTGTGATCGCCTGTTTTGCCGACGTTGAGCCCGAGACCCCCATACGCAGCCTGTCCTTCGGGTCCCTGGCCAGTGGCGCATCGATAAGGCCGCTATCGGGTGCGATGAACCCGTGAACAAGTGCGATGTACCTTCTGTCCATGGCTCTGACCTTGATGCTCTCCGCAACTATGGCTTGAGCCGTGTCGTTCTTGGCTACTACCATCAGCCCCGTCGTGTCCTTGTCCAGGCGATGTACGATCCCCGGTCGGTCGGGGCCCTGAAGTGTTCCAAGTTCGTCGCAATGGGCCATGAGCGCATGAACCAGAGTTCCGGTCCAGTTGCCATGCGCAGGATGAACCACAAGGTCGGCTTGTTTGGAAAGGATGATGATATCGTCGTCCTCGTAACGAATGTCGAGCGGTATATCCTCGGGCTCGAGATGACACGGATCCCTCGGAGGAACGAAGACGTCAATGGTCTCTCCCTCCCTAACAAGATAGCGCTTAGAAACCACCTTGCCATCGACGGTGACGCTCCCGTCCTCAAGCAAGCGAACCGCCGCCGAGCGCGAGTATATGAACTCCATATCGCCGAGAAGGGAATCGATCCGCTGTCCGCTTTCATGGATGCGAACCACATGTGTGTAGGCGCTTCCCTTATCCGGGCTCATCCGAACCTCCATGGCCTTCAAGGGAGCTGGGTTTGGGAATGGGCATCTCGGCAGGTTCAGTCAGAATCCAGAAGAGTAGCATGGCGATGCCTGTGACGATCCCGACATCAGCAAAGTTGAAAATTGGCCAATCGATCACAGTGAAATCGATGAAATCGGTCACCTTGCCTAGCCACAGCCGATCGATGAAGTTCCCCAAAGCGCCGCTGGTGAAAAGGGCCATCGAGATAACTACCCACCTGGTGTTCGGCCTGACCTTGATCCAGTACACGATGGCTCCAACGATGACGATCAAAAAGGTGGCTATGAACAAAGGCCTAGCCCCGGGCATCAGTCCAAAAGCTGCCCCAGGGTTCCTGACATGGGTGAGATGAAGCACTCCTTCGATCAGGGGAATCGAGTCGGACGCCTGTAGATAGGCGCGAATAATCCATTTTGAGACCTGGTCTAGTGCAAGCACAGCGCAGGCGATGATGATGA
Encoded here:
- a CDS encoding response regulator, coding for MKAKILVVEDDAQNLYLTRFLLEQDGYEVITAVDGLQAIEAAAQQPDLILMDMLMPRMDGWTATKRIREQYGDDLPIVALTAYSMKGDRESIIEVGCNGYIPKPIDVEDFCNQVEAFL
- a CDS encoding RluA family pseudouridine synthase encodes the protein MSPDKGSAYTHVVRIHESGQRIDSLLGDMEFIYSRSAAVRLLEDGSVTVDGKVVSKRYLVREGETIDVFVPPRDPCHLEPEDIPLDIRYEDDDIIILSKQADLVVHPAHGNWTGTLVHALMAHCDELGTLQGPDRPGIVHRLDKDTTGLMVVAKNDTAQAIVAESIKVRAMDRRYIALVHGFIAPDSGLIDAPLARDPKDRLRMGVSGSTSAKQAITTFKVLERFSAGHYDDGYTLLECKLYTGRTHQIRVHMSHINHPVVGDQLYGSRKEKADRGLRRQFLHSWRIELQHPRTTETIRMEDTLPQDLIHVLEGIAEESMGRTESGGMIIPRINRDEAGSPGA
- the lspA gene encoding signal peptidase II; amino-acid sequence: MFIIIACAVLALDQVSKWIIRAYLQASDSIPLIEGVLHLTHVRNPGAAFGLMPGARPLFIATFLIVIVGAIVYWIKVRPNTRWVVISMALFTSGALGNFIDRLWLGKVTDFIDFTVIDWPIFNFADVGIVTGIAMLLFWILTEPAEMPIPKPSSLEGHGGSDEPG